Proteins found in one Serratia plymuthica genomic segment:
- a CDS encoding helix-turn-helix domain-containing protein, whose protein sequence is MQELSGHLAQTLKSLRAQRGWSLAQAAESTGVSKAMLGQIERGESSPTVATLWKIATGFNVAFSAFLEISPLQEQATLHRYGDAPVFNQYNADMRVVPLFPFDRQLGFDMFVIDLAPGALSESSAHEPGVIEHVIVISGQLELAIDGQWHSLAEGEAMRFQADRPHAYRNAGQERVRIHDLIHYPKF, encoded by the coding sequence ATGCAGGAACTGTCCGGCCATCTGGCGCAAACATTGAAATCGCTGCGTGCGCAGCGCGGCTGGAGCCTGGCTCAGGCGGCCGAGAGTACCGGCGTCAGCAAGGCGATGCTGGGGCAGATAGAACGCGGCGAATCCAGCCCAACGGTGGCGACGCTGTGGAAAATCGCCACCGGCTTCAACGTGGCGTTTTCCGCTTTTTTGGAGATCTCGCCGCTGCAGGAACAGGCCACGCTGCACCGTTACGGCGATGCGCCGGTGTTCAATCAGTACAACGCCGATATGCGGGTGGTGCCGCTGTTTCCGTTCGACAGGCAATTGGGTTTCGACATGTTCGTCATCGATCTGGCGCCGGGGGCACTCAGCGAGTCTTCGGCGCACGAGCCGGGCGTCATTGAACACGTGATTGTCATCAGCGGCCAACTGGAACTGGCGATTGACGGTCAGTGGCACAGCCTGGCCGAAGGCGAGGCTATGCGCTTTCAGGCCGATCGGCCGCATGCCTACCGCAACGCCGGCCAGGAGAGGGTGCGTATTCACGATCTGATCCACTATCCTAAATTTTGA
- a CDS encoding helix-turn-helix transcriptional regulator: protein MWNVDHFFEKIETTLGTDYMLRAREAVPEKGVYIRPHVHLEHEVMWFRHAEGFYSIGSEKFKLRDNTLVFVGPMILHDMELAFTDNHERFLLQYNNTVLNRLKYQFPVTHLHAGFVLQLNERDAERMQFLFRWFTDMHDGPHTLCEANPLLILLLNTVFTHAQHAEQVTVSDEKNNIFDKIIDLVVHVEKNAAFSMTLNEAAEYCSLSTSHFSRTFKRIMQVSFKEYLVGKKIAQSTELLRNTELSITDIAYRCEFTDSAYYCFKFRSLMGVTPKTFRTNSRSTKQLSTRHDNLVRQAKP from the coding sequence ATGTGGAACGTAGATCACTTTTTCGAAAAAATCGAAACGACGCTGGGCACAGATTACATGTTGCGCGCGCGGGAGGCCGTGCCTGAGAAAGGGGTATACATTAGGCCTCACGTACATTTGGAACATGAGGTTATGTGGTTTCGCCACGCCGAGGGTTTTTACTCTATCGGCAGCGAAAAATTCAAACTGAGAGACAATACCTTGGTCTTTGTGGGGCCGATGATACTCCATGATATGGAGCTGGCATTCACCGACAATCATGAGCGGTTCTTGCTGCAATACAATAATACCGTGCTGAATCGTTTAAAATATCAGTTCCCCGTGACGCATCTGCACGCCGGGTTTGTATTGCAACTGAACGAGCGGGATGCTGAGCGCATGCAATTTCTCTTCAGATGGTTCACCGATATGCATGACGGCCCCCACACTCTCTGTGAAGCGAATCCGTTGTTAATTCTCCTGCTCAATACGGTGTTTACCCATGCTCAACATGCTGAGCAAGTCACCGTAAGCGATGAAAAAAATAACATCTTTGACAAGATCATTGATTTGGTCGTACATGTTGAAAAAAACGCAGCTTTCAGCATGACATTGAATGAAGCTGCCGAGTATTGCTCTCTCTCGACAAGCCATTTTTCCAGAACGTTCAAAAGAATCATGCAAGTCAGCTTTAAAGAGTATCTGGTCGGGAAAAAAATTGCCCAATCCACTGAACTCCTCAGAAATACAGAGTTAAGCATCACTGACATTGCTTACCGGTGCGAATTTACCGACAGTGCCTACTATTGTTTCAAATTCAGATCGCTAATGGGCGTCACGCCTAAAACATTCAGAACCAACAGTCGCTCCACGAAGCAACTGTCTACCAGGCACGATAACCTGGTACGCCAGGCAAAACCCTAA
- a CDS encoding glycoside-pentoside-hexuronide (GPH):cation symporter, whose translation MSKLTVKEKIGYGLGDGASNIIWQTIMLFMAYFYTDIYGLSAFHMGIMFLVVRILDAFFDVYIGFLADHTSTKHGQFRPYLLWFSLPFGIIGSLTFFTPEFGETGKLIYAYVSYTALSLLYTLVNVPYCAMINNLSQNPDERVSMQSYRFAFAALGGIIVSVIALPLTKTLGGGNLQHGYFYAMVLMGVISTVMFYLCFALTNEKYARPVDKSQKFSTVFKELHHLSSDRNWRKLFLLNVVNLTAGILKTGGAMYFVTYYLHRPDLVSIILTIILGAKFVGSMFTTALYAKLDRLFAYKMAMTVQAAIMIGLFFVPAQYVIVICVIIGCVHFINSTATPLQWSLLSDIIDHIESKAGKSFSGLVFSTNIFAIKVGIAIGGALMGWLLTVGGYIGNSATQADAATLCIRLIFTVIPALLILSLILILRKYNLAQKSEGDAYSSKNASADVLPEAKGELR comes from the coding sequence ATGTCTAAGCTCACGGTTAAAGAGAAGATAGGCTATGGATTGGGCGATGGCGCTTCGAACATCATCTGGCAAACCATCATGTTGTTCATGGCGTATTTTTATACGGATATTTATGGCCTCAGCGCCTTTCATATGGGAATCATGTTTCTTGTCGTACGTATATTGGACGCCTTTTTCGATGTGTATATCGGGTTTTTAGCCGATCACACCTCAACAAAGCACGGACAGTTCAGACCCTACTTACTGTGGTTCTCATTGCCCTTTGGTATTATTGGTTCTCTCACTTTTTTCACCCCGGAATTCGGTGAGACGGGAAAACTCATCTATGCCTATGTTTCTTATACTGCATTATCACTGCTTTATACGTTGGTAAACGTCCCTTATTGCGCCATGATTAATAATCTCTCCCAGAACCCGGACGAACGCGTTTCCATGCAATCGTACCGCTTTGCCTTCGCGGCGCTGGGCGGGATCATCGTATCGGTTATTGCGCTGCCGCTGACTAAAACCCTGGGGGGCGGCAATCTGCAACACGGCTACTTTTACGCTATGGTGTTGATGGGGGTAATCAGCACCGTTATGTTTTATCTTTGTTTCGCATTGACCAATGAAAAGTATGCTCGTCCTGTCGATAAATCACAGAAATTCAGCACCGTTTTCAAAGAGCTCCACCATCTCTCATCCGACAGAAACTGGAGGAAGTTATTTTTACTCAATGTGGTTAACCTGACGGCGGGGATTTTAAAAACCGGCGGTGCCATGTATTTCGTCACTTATTATTTACACAGGCCTGATCTTGTCAGCATTATTTTAACCATTATTCTTGGCGCCAAATTTGTTGGATCAATGTTCACCACGGCTTTGTATGCTAAGTTAGACCGGTTATTCGCTTATAAAATGGCAATGACGGTGCAAGCAGCCATCATGATCGGTTTATTTTTCGTTCCGGCACAATATGTCATTGTTATCTGTGTGATTATCGGATGCGTCCACTTTATAAACTCCACTGCAACGCCGTTACAATGGAGTCTCCTCAGTGATATCATCGACCATATTGAAAGTAAGGCCGGGAAGTCATTCAGCGGGCTGGTTTTTTCAACGAACATTTTTGCCATCAAAGTCGGCATTGCCATTGGTGGAGCATTAATGGGGTGGTTACTGACGGTCGGTGGCTATATAGGAAACTCGGCTACCCAAGCGGACGCTGCCACTCTTTGCATTCGTCTTATCTTCACGGTTATCCCCGCACTGTTGATTTTGAGTCTTATCCTGATCCTCAGGAAATATAATCTTGCCCAGAAGAGCGAGGGTGATGCCTATTCGTCAAAAAATGCATCTGCCGACGTTCTTCCGGAAGCTAAGGGAGAATTAAGATGA
- a CDS encoding AraC family transcriptional regulator has product MSSWIELKKDGPTGIELIRAHFCGHAHAYDPHWHDDYLVGITEQGVQQFHCRRQRHRSTPGQVFLLEPGEVHDGDAPAEDGFTYQMLYLSPQWLDAQLRQLFAEVPDSFRLGFAATLSDDRLLAQATMRAFSQLQQMGEGEMQHQFALDNLLCGLTRHVHWRRSPPHETSGYQARRIRDFLHANSHQDIRMETLTALTGLDRFRLTRLFRQTYGLPPHAYLVQLRLTQARRLLAAGAKPIAVAAQLGFADQSHLGRWFQRAYRLTPAHYRKLCTNLPD; this is encoded by the coding sequence ATGAGCAGTTGGATCGAATTAAAGAAAGATGGGCCGACCGGCATAGAGTTGATCCGCGCCCACTTTTGCGGCCATGCGCATGCTTACGATCCTCACTGGCATGATGATTATCTGGTTGGCATCACCGAACAGGGCGTGCAGCAGTTTCATTGCCGACGCCAGCGTCATCGCAGTACGCCAGGGCAGGTATTTTTGCTGGAGCCGGGGGAGGTGCATGACGGCGATGCGCCGGCGGAAGACGGCTTTACCTACCAGATGCTGTATCTCAGTCCGCAATGGCTGGACGCACAACTCCGTCAGTTATTTGCCGAGGTGCCGGACAGCTTTCGCCTTGGTTTCGCCGCCACGCTGTCGGACGATCGGCTGCTGGCACAGGCGACAATGCGGGCCTTCTCGCAGTTGCAGCAAATGGGCGAAGGGGAAATGCAGCATCAGTTCGCCCTGGATAATTTGCTGTGCGGCCTGACGCGGCACGTGCACTGGCGACGCTCGCCGCCGCATGAAACTTCCGGCTATCAGGCGCGGCGCATTCGTGACTTTCTGCATGCCAACAGCCATCAGGATATTCGGATGGAAACGCTGACGGCATTAACCGGCCTGGATCGGTTCCGGCTGACCCGACTGTTCCGCCAGACTTATGGTTTACCGCCGCATGCTTATTTGGTTCAGTTGAGGTTAACGCAGGCGCGGCGGCTGCTGGCCGCAGGGGCAAAGCCCATCGCCGTGGCGGCGCAGCTGGGTTTTGCCGATCAAAGCCATCTGGGGCGCTGGTTTCAGCGCGCCTACCGCCTGACCCCGGCGCATTACCGCAAACTGTGCACAAATCTTCCAGATTAA
- a CDS encoding DUF2000 domain-containing protein gives MMENIPPETITAERCVIVINQDLPLGNIANAAAVLALTLGQRHPGLVGEVLADSHGQCWPGLIPIGISVLAASEEQLGALLKQPRAAEVDRILFPADGQQTTNYAEFRASIANRPSDDWRLLGIALVGEKKTVRKLTAKLSLLA, from the coding sequence ATGATGGAAAACATCCCCCCAGAGACGATTACCGCCGAGCGCTGCGTGATTGTGATTAATCAGGACCTGCCGCTGGGCAATATCGCTAATGCGGCGGCGGTACTGGCGCTAACCTTGGGCCAACGCCATCCTGGGTTGGTTGGCGAGGTGTTGGCGGACAGCCACGGACAGTGTTGGCCGGGGCTGATCCCGATAGGCATTAGCGTACTGGCCGCCAGTGAGGAGCAGTTGGGCGCTTTGTTGAAACAGCCGCGGGCCGCGGAGGTGGATCGGATCTTGTTCCCGGCGGATGGCCAGCAAACGACCAATTACGCCGAGTTTCGCGCCAGCATTGCCAACCGACCAAGCGACGACTGGCGTTTGTTGGGCATTGCGCTGGTCGGCGAAAAGAAAACCGTGCGCAAGCTGACCGCCAAACTCAGCCTGTTGGCCTAA
- a CDS encoding prolyl oligopeptidase family serine peptidase — protein sequence MTSLPNSIRLAMAAEGGASATDEFLWLEELQGKAAQAWVKQENQRTTARFARGEGFQQVEKQVLDILNKDSQIPWVAKRGDYYYNFWQDQTNPRGLWRRTTLQEYRKAKPAWETVLDIDALGKAEGKDWVFHGSEPLPPEYRYCLVELSPDGGDATEIREFDLVSKAFVKNGFTLPVAKSQASWIDKDTLFVATDFGAGSMTQSGYARIAKRWRRGTPLSAAQTLYEAQPQDMAVFAYHDHTPGFERNYVGRSLDFYRRETFVLTAQDRQIKIDIPADAEFSTHREWLLIKPSSDWDVGGARYPSGSLLAAHFDDYLAGKRELTVLFTPTAQAALSGYSGTRDHLILSIMDNVVNRLEVLTPQGNSWQRRPLGKPGAISTISAGGIDDETNDYFLTIGGFLQPTSLYLGDLDGGEAELLKQGPQDFDAGDYQVSQHFAVSRDGTRVPYFQISAKGTRLDGSNPTLLYGYGGFEVSLLPGYMGSKAPAWLERGGVYVVANIRGGGEYGPAWHQAALKQNRHRAYEDFAAVAQDLIARKVTSSQYLGARGGSNGGLLVGNMLTLYPQLFGCIVCEVPLLDMQRYTQLSAGASWIAEYGDPAKAEEWAYIKTFSPYHNIKADAAYPPVLFYTATSDDRVNPSHARKMAARMQQMGYQQAYFYENTEGGHSAAADKKQAAFHSALVSEFMWATLSGKSPG from the coding sequence ATGACGTCATTACCGAACAGTATCCGCCTGGCGATGGCGGCGGAGGGCGGCGCCAGCGCCACCGATGAATTCCTGTGGCTGGAAGAGTTGCAGGGCAAGGCCGCGCAGGCATGGGTGAAGCAGGAAAACCAGCGTACCACTGCGCGTTTCGCCCGGGGCGAAGGCTTCCAACAGGTGGAAAAACAGGTGCTGGACATCCTGAACAAGGACAGCCAGATTCCGTGGGTCGCCAAGCGCGGCGATTACTACTACAACTTCTGGCAGGATCAAACCAACCCGCGCGGGCTATGGCGGCGCACCACGCTGCAGGAATACCGCAAGGCCAAACCGGCCTGGGAAACGGTGCTGGATATTGATGCGCTCGGCAAGGCGGAAGGCAAAGACTGGGTGTTCCACGGTTCCGAGCCGTTACCGCCGGAGTATCGTTATTGCCTGGTGGAATTGTCGCCGGACGGCGGCGACGCCACCGAAATACGCGAGTTTGATCTGGTCAGCAAAGCGTTCGTGAAAAACGGCTTTACGCTGCCGGTGGCGAAAAGCCAGGCGTCGTGGATTGATAAGGATACGTTGTTCGTCGCCACCGACTTTGGCGCAGGGTCGATGACACAATCCGGTTACGCGCGCATCGCCAAACGTTGGCGGCGCGGCACGCCGCTGAGCGCCGCCCAGACGCTGTATGAGGCGCAACCGCAGGACATGGCGGTGTTTGCCTATCACGACCACACGCCGGGGTTTGAGCGCAACTATGTGGGCCGCAGCCTGGATTTCTACCGCCGTGAAACCTTTGTGCTAACCGCGCAGGATCGGCAAATCAAAATCGATATTCCCGCCGACGCCGAGTTCAGCACGCATCGCGAATGGCTATTGATCAAACCGAGCAGCGACTGGGACGTAGGCGGTGCGCGCTATCCTTCAGGTTCGCTGCTGGCGGCCCATTTCGATGACTATCTTGCGGGCAAACGCGAACTGACGGTGTTATTCACGCCGACCGCACAGGCGGCGCTGAGCGGTTACAGCGGCACGCGCGACCACCTGATCCTCAGCATCATGGACAACGTGGTGAACCGGCTGGAAGTGCTGACGCCGCAGGGTAACAGCTGGCAGCGCAGGCCGCTCGGCAAGCCGGGTGCCATTAGCACGATTTCCGCCGGGGGAATTGACGATGAAACCAACGATTATTTCCTGACGATTGGCGGATTCCTGCAACCGACTTCGCTGTACCTGGGGGATCTCGACGGCGGCGAGGCAGAGTTGCTCAAGCAGGGGCCGCAGGACTTTGACGCCGGCGATTATCAGGTCAGCCAGCATTTTGCCGTTTCTCGCGACGGCACTCGCGTGCCGTATTTCCAGATTTCGGCCAAAGGCACCAGGCTGGACGGCAGCAACCCAACGCTGCTGTACGGTTATGGCGGTTTTGAAGTGTCGCTGCTGCCGGGTTACATGGGCAGCAAGGCACCGGCCTGGCTGGAGCGTGGCGGGGTGTATGTGGTGGCGAATATTCGCGGCGGCGGGGAATATGGGCCGGCCTGGCACCAGGCGGCGCTTAAGCAGAATCGCCATCGCGCTTATGAGGATTTTGCCGCCGTGGCGCAGGATCTGATTGCGCGAAAAGTGACGTCGTCACAATATCTGGGCGCGCGCGGCGGCAGTAACGGCGGGCTGCTGGTGGGCAACATGCTGACGCTGTACCCGCAGCTGTTCGGCTGCATCGTTTGTGAGGTGCCGTTGCTGGACATGCAGCGTTATACCCAACTTTCCGCCGGTGCCTCCTGGATTGCCGAATACGGCGATCCGGCCAAAGCGGAGGAGTGGGCGTACATCAAAACCTTCTCGCCTTATCACAATATCAAAGCGGATGCGGCATACCCGCCGGTGCTGTTTTACACCGCCACCAGCGACGATCGGGTCAACCCGTCGCACGCACGCAAAATGGCGGCGCGCATGCAGCAAATGGGGTATCAACAGGCTTATTTCTATGAGAATACCGAGGGCGGGCATAGCGCCGCCGCGGATAAGAAACAGGCTGCGTTCCACAGCGCGCTGGTCAGCGAGTTTATGTGGGCAACCCTGAGCGGCAAGTCGCCAGGCTGA
- a CDS encoding RidA family protein codes for MTSLKRINYPQLPAPGGPYVHAVRHGDTLYVSGLTAFATEAQGQTAQQQTQAVLEQLATITAAEGTNLKGLIKITVFLTEIGDLQAIRPVLFDYFDGALPACSLVAVSALFSPQVSVEIDAVVAL; via the coding sequence ATGACGTCATTGAAGCGCATTAATTATCCGCAATTGCCTGCGCCGGGTGGGCCTTATGTCCACGCGGTGCGCCACGGCGATACGCTGTATGTCTCAGGGCTAACGGCCTTCGCCACCGAAGCTCAGGGGCAAACGGCGCAGCAGCAGACGCAGGCCGTTCTGGAGCAGTTGGCGACCATTACCGCCGCCGAAGGCACCAACCTCAAGGGGCTGATTAAAATCACCGTATTTTTAACCGAGATCGGCGATCTGCAGGCAATTCGGCCCGTGCTGTTTGATTATTTCGATGGTGCGCTGCCGGCCTGTTCACTGGTCGCGGTCAGCGCACTGTTCTCGCCACAGGTTAGCGTGGAGATCGACGCCGTCGTAGCGCTGTGA
- a CDS encoding aminoglycoside phosphotransferase family protein → MNPAFIPYVQRWQLEPDGKAFETHSSLLMPVRYQGAAAMLKIAREQEEKFGGLLMCWWQGEGAARVLAWHEDGILLERAQGKRSLAQMVRDGDDRQATAILCQVVARLHAPRAQPLPELIPLHLWFNSLWPAAQAHGGMLRLSATAAADLLTSPRDQSVLHGDIHHDNVLDFGERGWLVIDPKRLYGERAFDYANIFCNPNYGIATDPDIFQRRVEQVSQLAGLERRRLLQWILAWAGLSAAWFMEDGEAADIDFRVAEQAARALGLRLPEGDSGFTLPIIERR, encoded by the coding sequence ATGAATCCGGCCTTTATTCCCTATGTGCAACGCTGGCAGTTGGAACCAGACGGCAAAGCATTTGAAACTCACAGCAGCCTGCTGATGCCGGTGCGTTATCAGGGCGCTGCCGCCATGCTGAAAATCGCCCGCGAGCAGGAAGAAAAGTTCGGCGGATTACTGATGTGCTGGTGGCAGGGCGAAGGCGCAGCGCGAGTTCTGGCCTGGCATGAAGACGGCATCCTGCTGGAGCGTGCTCAGGGCAAGCGATCGCTGGCGCAAATGGTGCGTGACGGCGACGATCGGCAGGCGACGGCCATTCTTTGTCAGGTGGTTGCCCGCCTGCATGCGCCGCGTGCGCAGCCCTTGCCGGAGCTTATTCCACTGCACCTGTGGTTCAACTCGTTGTGGCCGGCGGCGCAGGCCCACGGCGGCATGCTGCGGCTCAGCGCCACGGCGGCGGCGGATCTGCTGACCAGCCCGCGGGATCAGAGCGTGCTGCATGGCGATATTCATCACGACAACGTGCTGGATTTCGGCGAGCGCGGTTGGCTGGTGATCGATCCCAAACGCCTCTACGGCGAACGCGCCTTCGACTATGCCAATATCTTCTGCAATCCCAATTACGGCATTGCCACCGATCCGGATATTTTCCAGCGCCGCGTGGAGCAGGTCAGCCAGTTGGCCGGGCTGGAACGCCGGCGTTTGCTGCAATGGATCCTCGCCTGGGCGGGGCTGTCCGCAGCCTGGTTTATGGAGGACGGCGAAGCGGCGGATATCGATTTTCGGGTGGCGGAACAGGCTGCGCGCGCGTTGGGCCTGCGGCTGCCGGAGGGGGACTCAGGGTTCACCCTCCCAATAATCGAGCGACGCTGA
- the dtpA gene encoding dipeptide/tripeptide permease DtpA: MSTANNNSKHPESVSLNAFKQPKAFYLIFSIELWERFGYYGLQGIMAVYLVKMLGLSEADSITLFSSFSALVYGFVAIGGWLGDKVLGSKRVIVLGALVLAVGYAMVAYSGHEIFWVYLGMATIAVGSGLFKANPSSLLSTCYEKDDPRLDGAFTMYYMSVNIGSFLSMLATPWLAAKYGWSVAFSLSVVGMLITLVNFMVCHKWVKQHGSKPDFKPLQIKKLLMVLVGVVALVALSSWLLHNQVIARWALAIISLGIVVVFAKEAFTLHGAARRKMIVAFLLMLEAVVFFVLYAQMPTSLNFFAIHNVEHSILGVAFEPEQYQALNPFWIMLASPILAALYNKMGDRLPMPHKFAFGMILCSGAFLVLPWGASFANEQGIVSVNWLILSYALQSIGELMISGLGLAMVAQLVPQRLMGFIMGSWFLTTAAAALIAGKVAGLTAVPSDINDAHASLAIYSHVFMQIGIATAVIAILMMLTAPKLYRMTLDTAEDTHKKAQAAAAVN; this comes from the coding sequence GTGTCAACTGCAAACAACAACAGCAAACACCCTGAAAGCGTCAGTCTTAACGCCTTCAAACAGCCCAAGGCGTTCTACCTGATCTTCTCGATCGAACTGTGGGAACGTTTCGGTTATTACGGCCTGCAAGGCATCATGGCGGTTTATCTGGTCAAAATGCTTGGCCTGAGCGAAGCCGACTCAATTACGCTGTTCTCTTCTTTCAGCGCCCTGGTGTATGGCTTCGTTGCCATCGGCGGCTGGCTGGGGGATAAAGTGCTGGGCTCCAAACGCGTGATCGTGCTGGGCGCGCTGGTACTGGCCGTCGGTTATGCCATGGTGGCGTATTCCGGCCATGAGATCTTCTGGGTCTACCTGGGCATGGCGACCATCGCCGTGGGCAGCGGCCTGTTCAAGGCGAACCCGTCCTCCCTGCTGTCGACCTGCTATGAGAAAGACGACCCGCGTTTGGACGGTGCATTTACCATGTACTATATGTCCGTCAATATCGGTTCTTTCCTGTCGATGCTGGCGACCCCGTGGCTGGCGGCGAAATATGGCTGGAGCGTCGCGTTCTCACTGAGCGTGGTGGGCATGCTGATCACCCTGGTCAACTTTATGGTGTGCCACAAATGGGTGAAACAACACGGCTCCAAACCGGACTTTAAACCGCTGCAGATCAAAAAGCTGCTGATGGTGCTGGTTGGCGTCGTGGCGCTGGTCGCCCTGTCAAGCTGGCTGCTGCACAACCAGGTCATTGCCCGCTGGGCGCTGGCGATTATTTCCCTGGGTATTGTGGTCGTGTTCGCCAAGGAAGCCTTTACGCTGCATGGCGCAGCGCGCCGCAAGATGATCGTCGCCTTTTTGCTGATGCTGGAAGCGGTGGTGTTCTTCGTACTGTATGCCCAGATGCCGACCTCGCTGAACTTCTTCGCCATTCATAACGTCGAGCACAGTATCCTCGGCGTGGCATTTGAACCTGAACAGTATCAGGCGCTGAACCCGTTCTGGATCATGCTGGCCAGCCCGATTCTGGCGGCGCTGTATAACAAGATGGGTGACCGTCTGCCAATGCCGCACAAGTTCGCCTTCGGCATGATCCTGTGCTCCGGCGCCTTCCTGGTCCTGCCGTGGGGCGCCAGCTTCGCCAACGAACAGGGTATCGTTTCGGTTAACTGGTTGATCCTGAGCTATGCGCTGCAAAGCATCGGTGAACTGATGATCTCCGGCCTGGGTCTGGCCATGGTGGCGCAGTTGGTGCCGCAACGCCTGATGGGCTTTATCATGGGGTCCTGGTTCCTGACCACCGCCGCCGCCGCGCTGATTGCCGGCAAAGTCGCCGGGTTGACCGCCGTACCAAGCGACATCAACGATGCGCACGCTTCACTGGCTATCTATAGCCACGTGTTTATGCAAATCGGTATCGCCACCGCCGTCATAGCCATTCTGATGATGCTGACCGCGCCGAAGCTGTACCGCATGACGCTGGACACCGCAGAAGATACCCATAAGAAAGCGCAGGCCGCCGCAGCGGTTAACTGA
- a CDS encoding cupin domain-containing protein gives MNDNAALLAQRLIRNLEEVEKTHDRRPPLYDSVGARLGTGTAASKLGASIDVVAPGMRSCPYHFHYAQEEMFIVLEGSGTLRVAGEQLPIKSGDVIFIPPGPEYPHQIINTSAVPLKYLSISTREQPELVEYPDSGKFQAIAQRDNGQPVRYLQRPSASLDYWEGEP, from the coding sequence ATGAATGATAATGCCGCGCTGTTAGCCCAGCGACTGATCCGCAATCTTGAAGAAGTCGAAAAAACTCACGATCGCCGTCCGCCGTTATATGACAGCGTCGGCGCCCGTTTAGGCACCGGCACCGCCGCCAGCAAGCTGGGGGCGTCCATCGACGTGGTGGCGCCTGGCATGCGTTCCTGCCCTTATCATTTTCACTACGCGCAGGAAGAAATGTTTATCGTGCTGGAGGGAAGCGGGACACTGCGGGTCGCCGGTGAGCAATTGCCGATCAAAAGCGGCGACGTTATTTTTATCCCGCCCGGCCCGGAATACCCGCACCAAATCATCAACACGTCGGCGGTACCGCTGAAGTATCTTTCCATCAGCACCCGTGAGCAGCCTGAACTGGTGGAATATCCGGACTCGGGCAAGTTTCAGGCCATCGCCCAGCGCGACAATGGCCAACCGGTACGCTATCTGCAACGCCCTTCAGCGTCGCTCGATTATTGGGAGGGTGAACCCTGA
- a CDS encoding benzoate/H(+) symporter BenE family transporter yields the protein MRPAISLRHLTLPAVMAGFVAVLVGYTSSAAIIFQAAAAAGATPVQIGGWLSMLGLGMGVTSLGLSLYYRTPILTAWSTPGAALLVTSLPGTPINEAIGVFIFASGLILLCGVTGLFARLMDYIPQAISAAMLAGILLRFGLDAFASLQVNFVLSAGMGLAYLVSRRYLARYAIVLTLLVGLAIAALQGNIHLSQQPLTFAVPEFIAPHFTWSTLLGIGIPFFVVTMASQNAPGIATLKAAGYSVPTSPLIGWTALTALLLAPFGGFSVCIAAITAAICMGPDVHPDPQRRYMGAVAAGVFYLLAGLFGGAIGMLFSALPPALIHTIAGLALLGTIAGSLQRALQDEKQRDAALIAFLITASGVTLLGVGSAFWGIIGGALAHLILSLPRRPERSGS from the coding sequence ATGCGCCCTGCCATCTCGTTACGTCATTTGACCCTGCCCGCCGTTATGGCCGGGTTTGTGGCGGTATTGGTGGGTTACACCAGTTCCGCGGCCATTATCTTTCAGGCCGCGGCGGCCGCCGGCGCCACGCCAGTGCAGATCGGCGGCTGGCTGAGCATGCTGGGGCTGGGGATGGGCGTGACCTCGCTGGGGCTTTCTCTGTATTACCGTACACCGATCCTGACCGCCTGGTCGACCCCGGGCGCGGCGCTGCTGGTCACCAGCCTGCCCGGCACGCCGATCAACGAAGCGATTGGCGTGTTTATCTTCGCCTCCGGATTAATCCTGCTGTGCGGCGTCACCGGGCTGTTCGCCCGGCTGATGGACTATATTCCGCAGGCGATTTCGGCGGCGATGCTGGCGGGGATCCTGCTGCGCTTCGGCCTGGACGCTTTTGCCTCGCTGCAGGTAAATTTTGTGCTCAGCGCCGGGATGGGGCTGGCGTATCTGGTCAGCCGCCGCTATCTGGCGCGTTATGCCATTGTGTTGACGTTGCTGGTGGGGCTGGCCATTGCGGCGTTGCAGGGCAACATTCATCTTTCTCAGCAACCGCTGACTTTCGCCGTGCCGGAATTTATTGCGCCGCATTTCACCTGGTCGACGCTGCTGGGCATTGGCATCCCCTTCTTTGTGGTGACCATGGCATCACAAAACGCCCCCGGCATCGCTACGCTGAAGGCCGCAGGCTATAGCGTCCCGACTTCGCCCCTGATCGGTTGGACGGCGCTGACTGCACTGCTGCTGGCGCCGTTCGGCGGGTTCTCCGTTTGCATCGCCGCCATTACCGCCGCCATTTGCATGGGGCCGGACGTGCATCCCGATCCACAGCGCCGCTATATGGGCGCCGTGGCCGCCGGGGTGTTTTATCTGCTCGCCGGGCTGTTTGGCGGCGCTATCGGCATGTTGTTCAGCGCGTTGCCGCCGGCGCTGATCCACACCATTGCCGGGCTGGCGCTGCTTGGCACTATCGCCGGCAGTTTACAACGGGCGCTGCAGGATGAAAAACAGCGCGATGCCGCTCTGATCGCCTTCCTGATCACCGCCTCCGGCGTGACGCTGCTCGGCGTCGGTTCTGCATTTTGGGGAATTATTGGCGGAGCGCTCGCGCATCTCATTTTGTCGCTGCCACGACGCCCGGAGCGCTCGGGAAGTTAG